A segment of the Prosthecobacter debontii genome:
CTGTTTCATCCATTGGCGTTGCCATCTGGGGCTTGGCGGAGTTTCCACCGGCACAGGTTCAGCTAAAGAAACCACCTCCGGGTCTCCGGCGGACTCTTGCCAAAGGGCCTGCCAATAGCGATTCATACTCACCCACCCCATGCAGGGATGAGCGGGTGCGAGATGAATCCTGGGTTCCATCCTCATGGCTTTTTTGACTCCAATAGATCCCGATAACTGTCATCCAAGACCGCCGCATAATCCGCAGGGGAGAGACTCGCCGTAGGCCCGGGCTTCATCTGAAAACGTTCGTGGATGAAGAACTGTAAAAGACGCTCTGACATGGCTTTGATTTCCCATGGCAAAAGGCACCCATTCACCCCATCCTGAAGATACATTTCATGGCCATCGTAAGGCGTCACGAGAATCGGCAAGCCACATGCGGAAGCTTCCAAAGCGACCAAAGAAAATGTCTCGTAACGCGATGGAAATAAAAACGCATCCGCGGCCGCATACCATCGCTCCACCTCATCTGTAGGAGGCAGCAGACGCACCCATTCAGCCCAGGTCGGAGCGATTTCATCCAACCGTCGTCTCAACGAAGGCACCGTGTGCTCACTCACCCCGATGACCCAAAACTGGAGGTTCAAACCACAGTCAGCGTGGACTTGACTGCGGATCGCATGGAGAGCTTCCACGGCCGCCCACAAACCCTTTCGCTGATAGTGGCCGGTGCTAACAAAGCTCAACACATAGTCCGTCTCGCTCACCTGCATGGTGGCGCGACCTGCCTCACGCCATCGTTCCCGCACGGCTGGCGAGAAGCGCTGGCCATCGAGCAGATTCGGCAGGACACGAACGATCTTGTTTGCTGGTAAGGAGGAGCGAATGCGGTTCGCCAATCCCTCAGAAACAGGCAGAATCACTCGCCATCTTCGCGACCCCAAGGCCAAACTTTCCTGAGTCACTCCGATGAGCGTGTGGAAGACTTTGAGGCGTTCCTTCCAGGTGCGCGCGTTCTCTTGCCACTGTAGGCGAATCCAAGTGCGATTGTGAAAGTGCAGCGACATCACATCTGCCCCGGGAATATCAGGTCCGCTGGTGTGAACGATGTCCCAGCTTTCCCCGCAAGCCCGCTTCCAGGTCAGCTTTGCCCAGGCCAGAGCCCAAAACCACAGCGGCTCCAGCAAACGCAGCCATCTGGCCTGAGGTAAGGTTACTACTTTCACGCGTTCATCGACGGTGTCGTGTTCCAGGCACCACAACTCCACCTGCCAACCTTTCTCCAGGAGATCAGGCAAAGATTGATAGAGGCTCTGTGTCGTCGGGCGCCGCGCCTGGAATCTCGGGTCCATCCATAAGACCCGTTTCTCCGATGTCTGTGAGGGAGGGAGCATCAAGCCTCTTTCCGAAAAATCGCCAGCAATCCATAAGGCCTCTGAGCGCGGCGTTCTGCGGGAGTCAGCGAGGTCTCCGCATCCACCAGAGCCACGGGCATAAATCGACCACGCAAAGGTAACTTCGAGCAGGCCAACATGCGATCCACGGTTCCTTGGGTGAGAAACCAATCATAACCCAAGGTCTTCATGCCATAGGGAGCAAACAAGGCGCTCAACTCTTCTTCCGTGTAGCCTTCGCGCATGTGCTCCGGGTTAGGAAAAGGTTCGGGGGGACGCGGCACCGTGATTACGGCATGCCCTCCAGGTTTGAGGATTCGGCAGAGCTCACAGGCGGCTTTCTGGTGATCTTCGATGTGCTCGAGCACCTGAGTGGAGAGCACTACGTCGACCGAGCTGTCTTCCAAGGGAATCTGCAGCAGAGACTCACGCATCGTTCTCACCTGGGCTAAACGGCCTGCATTCTTTTGCAGCAGCGCATAATTTTGCTCATCGTATTCCAGAGCGATCGCCTCTGAAAATCCCAATCCCAAACACCGGCGGATGAATTCTCCGGAACCCGCACCTCCATCAAAGATCACGCCTCGGCAGGGTGTTTGTTTCATCGCCAGGGCGATGCGCGGCCATTCCACCCGATATCGAATGGTATTGAAGGTGAACAACCAGCGACGGGCCAGAGAACGCAAGACA
Coding sequences within it:
- a CDS encoding glycosyltransferase family 4 protein, with translation MPDLLEKGWQVELWCLEHDTVDERVKVVTLPQARWLRLLEPLWFWALAWAKLTWKRACGESWDIVHTSGPDIPGADVMSLHFHNRTWIRLQWQENARTWKERLKVFHTLIGVTQESLALGSRRWRVILPVSEGLANRIRSSLPANKIVRVLPNLLDGQRFSPAVRERWREAGRATMQVSETDYVLSFVSTGHYQRKGLWAAVEALHAIRSQVHADCGLNLQFWVIGVSEHTVPSLRRRLDEIAPTWAEWVRLLPPTDEVERWYAAADAFLFPSRYETFSLVALEASACGLPILVTPYDGHEMYLQDGVNGCLLPWEIKAMSERLLQFFIHERFQMKPGPTASLSPADYAAVLDDSYRDLLESKKP
- a CDS encoding class I SAM-dependent methyltransferase encodes the protein MSVLRSLARRWLFTFNTIRYRVEWPRIALAMKQTPCRGVIFDGGAGSGEFIRRCLGLGFSEAIALEYDEQNYALLQKNAGRLAQVRTMRESLLQIPLEDSSVDVVLSTQVLEHIEDHQKAACELCRILKPGGHAVITVPRPPEPFPNPEHMREGYTEEELSALFAPYGMKTLGYDWFLTQGTVDRMLACSKLPLRGRFMPVALVDAETSLTPAERRAQRPYGLLAIFRKEA